One window of Rubrivirga sp. SAORIC476 genomic DNA carries:
- the rpsG gene encoding 30S ribosomal protein S7: MRRKQAEKRIPTPDPIYGDVTVAKFIAAVMRDGKKSVAQGLVYGAFDLVEERIGEPGVEVFRQALTNAAPLVEVRSRRVGGATYQVPIEVRPERRTSLAFRWLLQYAKARGDKSMANRLAAELIAASRGEGGAVKKKDDTHRMAEANKAFAHFARF; this comes from the coding sequence ATGCGCAGGAAGCAAGCAGAAAAGCGGATCCCCACCCCGGACCCGATCTACGGTGACGTCACCGTCGCCAAGTTCATCGCCGCCGTCATGCGCGACGGCAAGAAGTCCGTGGCCCAGGGCCTCGTCTACGGCGCCTTCGACTTGGTCGAGGAGCGCATCGGCGAGCCCGGCGTCGAGGTCTTCCGCCAGGCGCTGACCAACGCGGCCCCGCTGGTCGAGGTCCGCAGCCGCCGCGTCGGTGGCGCGACCTACCAGGTGCCGATCGAGGTCCGCCCCGAGCGGCGCACCTCGCTCGCGTTCCGCTGGCTCCTCCAGTACGCCAAGGCCCGCGGCGACAAGTCGATGGCCAACCGCCTCGCAGCCGAGCTCATCGCCGCCTCGCGCGGTGAGGGCGGCGCTGTCAAGAAGAAGGACGACACGCACCGCATGGCCGAGGCCAACAAGGCGTTCGCTCACTTCGCCCGCTTCTAA
- the rpsL gene encoding 30S ribosomal protein S12, translating into MPTINQLVRKGRKPKRKTSGSIALQGNPQRRGVCTRVYTTTPKKPNSALRKVAKVRLTNGYEVIAYIPGEGHNLQEHSIVLVRGGGAKDLPGVKYHIVRGALDTAGVADRRKSRSKYGAKKPKS; encoded by the coding sequence GTGCCTACGATCAACCAACTCGTCCGGAAGGGCCGCAAGCCCAAGCGCAAGACCTCCGGGTCGATCGCTCTCCAGGGCAACCCGCAGCGCCGTGGCGTCTGCACCCGCGTGTACACGACGACGCCGAAGAAGCCGAACTCGGCCCTCCGCAAGGTCGCCAAGGTCCGCCTGACGAACGGCTACGAAGTCATCGCCTACATCCCGGGCGAGGGCCACAACCTCCAGGAGCACTCGATCGTGCTCGTCCGTGGTGGCGGCGCCAAGGACCTCCCGGGCGTGAAGTACCACATTGTCCGTGGCGCGCTCGACACGGCCGGCGTCGCCGACCGGCGGAAGTCCCGCTCGAAGTACGGCGCCAAGAAGCCGAAGAGCTAA